ATCCGCACGCAATGGACGTCCGCAACATTCCGGGCTGTACCTATTGCCGCCCGCAGATCGCCAGCGTCGGCCTGACCGAGGCGAAGGCCAAGGAACTGGGGTATGAGGTCAAGGCCGGAACCTTCCCCTTCATCGGCAACGGCAAGGCGATTGCGCTCGGCGAGGCGGAAGGTTTCACCAAGACCGTGTTCGACGCGAAAACCGGCGAACTGCTCGGCGCACACATGATCGGCGCCGAGGTTACCGAACTCATCCAGGGCTATACGATCGGCAAGACCGCCGAGCTGGTCGAGGATGATTTCATCGGCACCGTCTTCCCGCATCCGACATTGAGCGAAACGATGCACGAGGGCGTGCTCGCCGCATTCGGGCGGCCACTGCATATCTGAGGCCGTGCTGGCGGATAGAAGTTGAACCCGTCGATCCTGCATTTCTCGCGCTGGGGCAATGTCTTCAAGACATTGTTCTTCGCGGGATTCGCGGCGCTGGCTTTCTTCTTCGCGGTGCTGCTCCATCGTGAGGCGGACGCGCCGCCGCAACGGGTTGCCTTGCCCGATATCGATCTGCCCGCACCGGCGCCGCACCGCGATCCGCTGGCGCCGGTCAAGATGCCCTTCCTTGTCGTCGCTGGCTGTGTCTGCCTCTTTTATGCCGGACGCCATGGCGCGCGAGCGATAGCACGGCAGGTCGCGGTGAGGATCGTCGACGGGCAACTTCACTTCCACGGAAGCCATGCCACCGCGCCGGCGATATTGCCCATTACCGATGTCGCGGAGTCGCTGTTCGACCGCGCCGACCGTCTGCCGGGTGAGGGCGACCGCGCGGCCCGGCTGGGCGCCCGGCTCCGCCACGGTCTCTACCTCCGCTATCGCACGCAAGGCGCGGCAGGCGAGCTGCGGCTGGTCGACAATGATTTCGACGGCGGCACCGAACAACTGTGCCGTTTTGCCGCGCATCTGGAGGCATGGCGCCAGTCGGCGGCGCGCACCACCATCGCGACTGATTGCAGCGGCGGCGAAGCTTTGCCAGAAGGCTTGGCATGACGTTTTTATCGGATCGGCCTGCTTCGCCTTTTCCTGCCCGCGCGCTGTTGATCATCCTGCTGCTCTTCGCCGTGCTCAGCGGCGTCGTGATGGCAGGCTTTGCCGACGGCCTCGACCGTCGCATCGGAGGAGCGCTGGCGCTATCGGTCGACACGTCGCCGCACTGGCTGATCACCGCGATGCAATGGATCAGCTTCATCGGCGGCGGAACGCCGCGCTGGATCATCGTCATCCTGCTCTGCGGGCTTGTCTGGCGCTGGTGCGGGCCGCGCTGTGCGACGGCGCTCGCCGGGGCGTCGCTGCTGTCGAACCTTGCCTCCAGCCTGCTGAAGATCGCCTTCGGCCGCGCCCGGCCCGACCTCATCGAGCATCTGGACCATGTGTCGAGCGCCTCCTATCCCAGCGGCCATGCGACGAATGCGGCAGTCGTCTACCTGCTCCTCGCCTGGCTGACGCCGCCGCGCTGGCGGCCGCTGGCGTGGGCGCTTGCCGCGACCATGGTCGTCCTCAACGGCTTTTCGCGCATGACGCTCGGCGTCCATTGGGCGAGCGACATCGTCGGCGGAACGCTGCTCGGCGCGGCCTTTGCGTTGCTGGGGGCGTGGTGGGCCGGTGCGCGCAATGCGTCTCCGCCACTAAAGAATTTGTAAGCTCTCGCTGCTAATATTCGCCCGTGGGAAACGGGGGCAAGAACATGTCGCTTGGGAAAATTGTCGGGGTGATCGGCGGCCTGCTGCCGCTCGTCTATATCGGATATATGCTGCGTCATTTCATCGGCGTTGGCGGCGGCACGGCCGAAGGCATCGCCTGGATCGGCCTCGGCCCGACGGTGATCGGCCTGTCGATCGTCGGGATCCTGTTCGCCCTGCCGCTGATCGTCAAGCTGATCCGGGCCGGATCGGGCCTCAATCGCGTGCCCGGTGCCGGCAACCTGAAACCCGGCGAGGTGTCGTCGCCCGAAACGATCGAGTTCGACGCCGATGCCGCCTTTGCCAACTATATGCGCGGGCGCGAAGCGCCAGGCGGAGCGGACCCGGTGGTGGAGCCGTTGCCGTCCGATCCGGCTTCGGTGACACCGCGTCCCGGCGGTTTCGGACGAAAGATCGTCTGACCCGATTTTTAGGCTGTCCTATTCAATCCCGTTTTGCCATCCAGTTTCCCGGATAACGAAAACGGGTTGGGGGCAAATATGCAATCGCGTGTGAAGTTCGGCAGTTTTCTGCGGAGAATCGCTTTTGGCGGCGTCGCGCTTTTCGCGGTGTCGGCGGTCTCTGCCGGGGCGCAGGAGGCCGAGGGGCAGACGGTCATCACCGCCGCGCGCTATATCGACGTGCTGACCGGCAAGACCGTCGACTATCCCGCCATCTTCGTCGGCGCGGACGGGCGCATCACCGGCATCGCCGACGCGCGGACGGTGAGGTGGGGCGCGAACATCAAGCATGTCGATCTTGGCAACCGGACGCTGCTGCCGGGGTTGATCGACATGCATGTCCATCTCGACGGTCCCGCCGACATCGGCGGCTATCGCGGGCTCGAATTCACCGACAGCTTCTGGGGCATGACCGCGGTCAAGAATGCGAACGACATGCTCGGCGCGGGCTTCACCACGGTGCGCAACGTCGGGTCGGACAATCGCAACGACATCGGGCTCAAGCAGGCAATCGACGCCGGCTATGCGACGGGTCCGCGGATCGTTCCCGCAGGCTATGCGCTCGGCGCGACCGGCGGGCATTGCGACAGCACCTTTCTGCCGCCCAGCCTCGAAAAGAAGGATGGCAAGGAAGAGGGGATCGGCGATACGC
The Sphingopyxis macrogoltabida genome window above contains:
- a CDS encoding phosphatase PAP2 family protein, with the protein product MTFLSDRPASPFPARALLIILLLFAVLSGVVMAGFADGLDRRIGGALALSVDTSPHWLITAMQWISFIGGGTPRWIIVILLCGLVWRWCGPRCATALAGASLLSNLASSLLKIAFGRARPDLIEHLDHVSSASYPSGHATNAAVVYLLLAWLTPPRWRPLAWALAATMVVLNGFSRMTLGVHWASDIVGGTLLGAAFALLGAWWAGARNASPPLKNL